One segment of Methylocella silvestris BL2 DNA contains the following:
- a CDS encoding HAMP domain-containing protein: MAVRSDPTPSLDQLLGALESLRRGDFTVRLPRNGRGVEGQIAEAFNEIAAANQSIAGQLERVLEAVGREGQTGTRVRFGLSGGAWGDMEASVNALIDDLVWPTTAATSTITAIAKGDLLQPMPLEFKGRPLKGEFLRAATTVNAMIAQLDVFTSEVTRVAREVGAGGKLGGQAEVREVTGVWKDLTESVNSMASNLTAQVRNISEVTIAVAHGDLSKKITVDVRGEILQLKEAINTMVDQLRSFASEVTRVAREVGTEGKLGGQALVPGVAGTWKDLTDSVNAMCGNLTAQVRNIAEVTTAVARGDLSRKITVDVSGEILALKETINTMVDQLNGFAGEVTRVAREVGTEGRLGGQAQAPGVAGTWKDLTDNVNSMASNLTSQVRNIAAVSAAIASGDLSKKITVNVSGEILELKETINTTVDQLSRFASEVTRVAREVGTEGKLGGQAQVPGVAGTWKDLTENVNSMASNLTAQVRNIAEVTTAVARGDLSRKITVDVKGEMLELKNTVNTMVDQLNAFAGEVTRVAREVGTEGKLGGQAQVPGVAGTWKDLTDNVNSMAGNLTDQVRNIAGVATAIANGDLSRKITVDVRGEILLLKDTLNTMVDQLRSFAGEVSRVAREVGTDGRLGGQAVVPGVAGTWKDLTDNVNLLAANLTTQVRNIAEVTTAVARGNLSRKITVDVKGEILELKNTINTMVDQLNAFAGEVTRVAREVGTEGRLGGQAKVPGVAGTWKDLTDTVNVMAANLTEQVRGIVKVVTAVANGDLKQNLTVASKGEVAALAETINNMTHTLATFADQVTSVAREVGVEGRLGGQANVPGAAGTWKDLTGNVNLLAANLTTQVRAIAEVATAVTKGDLTRAIQVEARGEVSELKDNINTMIRNLRLTTERGAEQDWLKTNLARFTNLLQGQRDLVTVGRMLLSELAELIGAQNGVIYQVEGDELTLLSAYADDGDHPRRIAFGEGLVGQCARDGRRILISDLPPNVLPIRSGLFKAAPRTAIVLPILFEGEARAVIELASLNPLTELQISFLEQLTASIGIVLNSIAVSMQTEGLLGQSQQLATELLARQTELQQTNEQIELKAQQLEERNNEVEAKNQQIEQARRALEEKAGELALTSKYKSEFLANMSHELRTPLNSILILGQQLSDNVEHNLSDRQVECARTIHAAGSDLLNLISDILDLSKIESGTVSIDAEEISFAHLLQMIARPFRHEAESRGLSFDVEATEGLSGHIVTDVKRLQQILKNLLSNAFKFTAAGGVSLKVAPAASGWSADNLSLARAKGVVAFKVADTGIGISAEKQKIIFEAFQQADAGTSRKYGGTGLGLAISRDLAQLLGGEIQLRSVPGEGSVFTLYLPLAYTNVEVAPRAAHDEGRTFAAQQSDQADAWTDDRAAIEPGDLTLLIVEADERGARAAAAIGREIGFKAIAAARGADAPGLADLYRPAAILLNLGLADPPGWNVLAQLKQSIATRHIPVAATGAIEDRHYALSRGAFDFLEAPVRPGDLKAALMRLKTFAARQQKTLLLTTSEPGKAQWDELLGGDDVEIIAAATAADALAALRERAIDAVAQDFKSAREPGFDLIAQMRDDDALCRTPIVLFAEEGLSPDEEGRIDALSRSLVLKKALSPERLLDETALALHRSVPELSADKRALIERLYDSNDDLVGRTVLLVDDDARNIFALSGVLERRGMSVLTASNGGEAIESLRARPEIEIVLMDVMMPDMDGYETMQRVRTEPAFRRLPIVALTARAMKGDREKCIDAGASDYLAKPVDREQLLAVLRMWLHR; this comes from the coding sequence ATGGCGGTAAGATCCGATCCCACCCCTAGTCTGGACCAACTGCTCGGCGCCCTCGAATCGCTGCGCCGGGGCGACTTCACCGTGCGCCTGCCGCGCAACGGCCGTGGCGTCGAAGGCCAAATCGCCGAGGCCTTCAACGAGATCGCCGCAGCCAATCAATCCATCGCCGGCCAGCTCGAACGCGTCCTTGAGGCGGTCGGACGCGAGGGCCAGACGGGAACCCGCGTGCGCTTCGGCCTGTCCGGCGGCGCCTGGGGCGACATGGAAGCCTCCGTCAACGCGCTGATTGACGATCTGGTCTGGCCGACGACGGCGGCGACCTCGACCATCACCGCGATCGCCAAGGGCGACCTGCTCCAGCCGATGCCGCTGGAATTCAAGGGGCGCCCGCTGAAGGGCGAGTTTCTGCGCGCCGCCACCACCGTCAATGCGATGATCGCCCAGCTCGACGTGTTCACTTCCGAGGTGACCCGCGTCGCGCGCGAGGTCGGCGCCGGCGGCAAGCTCGGCGGCCAGGCCGAAGTGCGCGAGGTGACCGGCGTCTGGAAGGATTTGACCGAAAGCGTCAACTCCATGGCGTCGAATTTGACGGCGCAGGTGCGCAATATTTCCGAGGTCACGATCGCCGTCGCCCATGGCGATCTGTCGAAGAAAATCACGGTCGACGTGCGCGGCGAGATTTTGCAGCTGAAAGAAGCCATCAACACGATGGTCGACCAGCTGCGCTCCTTCGCCTCGGAGGTGACGCGCGTCGCGCGCGAGGTCGGCACCGAAGGCAAGCTCGGCGGACAGGCGCTCGTGCCCGGCGTCGCCGGAACCTGGAAGGACCTCACCGACTCCGTCAACGCCATGTGCGGCAATCTCACGGCGCAGGTGCGCAACATCGCCGAGGTGACGACGGCGGTGGCCCGCGGCGATCTCTCGCGCAAAATCACCGTCGACGTCTCGGGCGAGATCCTGGCGCTAAAAGAAACCATCAACACCATGGTGGATCAGCTGAACGGCTTCGCCGGCGAAGTCACGCGCGTCGCGCGCGAGGTCGGCACCGAGGGACGGCTTGGCGGACAGGCGCAGGCGCCGGGCGTCGCCGGCACATGGAAAGACCTCACCGACAATGTCAATTCGATGGCCTCGAACCTGACCTCGCAGGTGCGCAACATCGCCGCCGTCTCGGCCGCCATCGCCAGCGGCGATTTGTCGAAGAAAATCACCGTCAATGTGTCGGGCGAGATTCTGGAGCTTAAGGAAACCATCAATACGACTGTCGATCAGCTGAGCCGTTTCGCCTCCGAGGTGACCCGCGTCGCCCGCGAGGTCGGCACGGAGGGCAAGCTCGGCGGACAGGCGCAGGTGCCCGGCGTCGCCGGCACGTGGAAGGATCTGACCGAGAACGTCAACTCGATGGCGTCGAACCTGACCGCGCAGGTGCGCAACATTGCCGAGGTGACGACGGCCGTGGCGCGCGGCGATCTTTCGCGGAAAATCACCGTCGACGTCAAAGGCGAGATGCTGGAGCTGAAGAACACTGTCAACACCATGGTGGACCAGCTCAACGCCTTCGCCGGAGAAGTCACCCGCGTCGCGCGCGAGGTCGGCACGGAGGGCAAGCTCGGCGGACAGGCGCAGGTGCCCGGCGTCGCCGGCACGTGGAAAGATTTGACCGACAACGTCAATTCAATGGCCGGCAACCTCACCGATCAGGTGCGCAACATCGCCGGCGTCGCCACCGCGATCGCCAATGGCGACCTCTCGCGCAAGATCACCGTCGACGTGCGCGGCGAAATCCTGCTGTTGAAAGACACGTTGAACACCATGGTCGATCAGCTGCGCTCCTTCGCCGGCGAAGTGTCGCGCGTCGCGCGCGAGGTCGGCACCGACGGGCGCCTCGGCGGTCAGGCCGTCGTGCCCGGCGTCGCCGGCACGTGGAAGGATTTGACCGACAACGTCAATCTGCTCGCGGCCAATCTGACGACGCAAGTGCGCAACATCGCCGAGGTGACCACAGCTGTGGCGCGCGGCAATCTCTCGCGAAAGATCACTGTCGACGTCAAGGGCGAAATTCTGGAGCTGAAGAACACAATCAACACCATGGTCGATCAGCTCAACGCCTTCGCCGGCGAGGTGACGCGCGTCGCGCGCGAGGTCGGCACGGAGGGACGACTCGGCGGACAGGCCAAGGTGCCGGGCGTCGCCGGAACGTGGAAGGATCTGACCGACACGGTCAACGTCATGGCCGCCAATCTGACCGAGCAGGTGCGCGGCATCGTCAAGGTGGTCACCGCCGTCGCCAATGGCGATCTGAAGCAGAATTTGACCGTCGCGTCCAAGGGCGAGGTCGCTGCGCTCGCCGAGACGATCAACAATATGACGCATACGCTGGCGACCTTCGCCGATCAGGTGACGAGCGTCGCGCGCGAGGTCGGCGTCGAGGGCCGGCTCGGCGGACAGGCCAATGTGCCGGGCGCCGCCGGCACCTGGAAGGATCTGACCGGCAACGTCAATCTGCTCGCGGCCAATCTGACCACGCAGGTGCGCGCGATCGCCGAGGTCGCGACCGCCGTCACAAAGGGCGATCTCACGCGCGCCATTCAGGTTGAGGCGCGCGGCGAAGTGTCCGAACTCAAAGACAACATCAACACCATGATCCGCAATCTGCGGCTGACCACGGAGCGCGGCGCCGAACAGGACTGGCTGAAGACAAATCTCGCGCGCTTCACCAATCTGCTGCAGGGCCAGCGCGATCTCGTCACCGTCGGGCGCATGCTTTTGTCGGAGCTCGCGGAATTGATCGGCGCGCAGAATGGCGTCATCTATCAGGTCGAGGGCGACGAGCTGACGCTGCTTTCGGCCTATGCCGATGATGGCGATCATCCGCGGCGGATCGCTTTCGGCGAGGGGCTCGTCGGACAATGCGCGCGCGACGGACGGCGCATCCTCATCTCCGACTTGCCGCCCAACGTGCTGCCGATCCGCTCCGGCCTGTTCAAGGCCGCGCCGCGCACCGCGATCGTGCTGCCGATCCTGTTCGAAGGCGAGGCGCGCGCGGTCATCGAACTCGCTTCGCTGAATCCGCTGACGGAGTTGCAGATCTCCTTTCTGGAGCAGCTCACCGCCAGCATCGGCATCGTCTTGAACAGCATCGCCGTCAGTATGCAGACGGAAGGATTGCTCGGACAATCGCAGCAGCTCGCGACCGAACTGCTGGCGCGGCAGACGGAGTTGCAACAGACCAACGAACAGATCGAGCTCAAGGCGCAACAGCTCGAGGAGCGTAACAATGAGGTGGAGGCCAAGAATCAGCAGATCGAACAGGCCCGTCGCGCCCTTGAAGAAAAGGCCGGCGAGCTTGCTCTGACCTCAAAATATAAATCGGAATTCCTGGCCAATATGAGCCATGAGCTGCGCACGCCCTTGAACAGCATCCTAATTCTCGGTCAACAGCTCAGCGACAATGTCGAACACAATCTGTCCGACCGGCAGGTCGAATGCGCCCGCACCATCCATGCGGCGGGCAGCGATCTACTCAATCTGATCAGCGACATATTGGATCTGTCGAAGATCGAGTCCGGCACCGTCTCGATCGACGCCGAGGAGATTTCCTTCGCGCATCTTTTGCAAATGATCGCGCGCCCGTTCCGGCACGAGGCCGAGAGCCGCGGGCTCTCCTTCGATGTCGAGGCGACCGAGGGGCTTTCCGGCCATATCGTCACCGACGTCAAGCGCCTCCAGCAGATCTTGAAAAATCTCCTGTCCAACGCCTTCAAATTCACCGCCGCCGGCGGCGTCAGCCTGAAAGTTGCGCCGGCCGCGTCCGGATGGAGCGCGGATAATCTGTCGTTGGCGCGCGCCAAGGGCGTCGTCGCTTTCAAAGTCGCAGACACCGGCATCGGCATCTCGGCCGAAAAGCAGAAGATCATTTTTGAAGCATTTCAGCAGGCGGACGCGGGCACGAGCCGCAAATATGGCGGCACCGGCCTCGGGCTGGCGATCAGCCGCGACCTCGCGCAGCTGCTCGGCGGCGAGATCCAGTTGCGAAGCGTCCCGGGCGAAGGCAGCGTCTTCACGCTTTATCTGCCGCTCGCCTACACGAATGTCGAGGTCGCGCCGCGCGCCGCCCATGACGAGGGGCGCACCTTCGCCGCGCAACAGAGCGATCAGGCCGACGCCTGGACCGACGACCGCGCAGCGATCGAGCCCGGCGATCTGACGCTCCTGATCGTCGAGGCGGATGAACGCGGCGCCCGCGCCGCCGCCGCGATCGGCCGAGAAATCGGCTTCAAGGCGATCGCCGCCGCGCGCGGGGCGGACGCGCCGGGGCTGGCGGATCTCTACAGGCCCGCCGCGATCCTGCTCAACCTTGGCCTCGCCGATCCGCCGGGCTGGAATGTGCTGGCGCAGCTGAAGCAGTCGATCGCGACCCGGCACATTCCGGTTGCGGCGACGGGCGCTATAGAGGATCGACACTATGCTCTGTCGCGCGGCGCTTTCGATTTTCTGGAAGCCCCGGTTCGGCCTGGCGATCTGAAGGCCGCGCTGATGCGGCTCAAGACTTTTGCGGCAAGGCAGCAGAAAACGCTGCTGCTGACGACGAGCGAACCCGGGAAGGCTCAATGGGACGAGCTCCTCGGAGGCGATGACGTCGAGATCATCGCCGCGGCGACCGCCGCCGACGCGCTTGCCGCGCTGCGCGAACGCGCGATCGACGCCGTTGCGCAGGACTTTAAGTCCGCGCGCGAGCCCGGCTTCGATCTCATCGCGCAAATGCGCGATGACGACGCGCTCTGCCGCACCCCGATCGTTTTGTTCGCGGAAGAGGGTCTGTCGCCCGACGAGGAGGGACGAATCGACGCGCTCTCCCGGTCGCTCGTTCTGAAGAAGGCGCTGTCGCCGGAACGGCTGCTTGACGAGACGGCGCTTGCGCTGCATCGCTCCGTGCCTGAGCTTTCCGCCGACAAGCGGGCGCTGATCGAGCGCCTGTATGATTCGAATGACGATCTCGTTGGCCGGACCGTTCTTCTCGTCGATGATGACGCGCGCAATATTTTCGCGCTAAGCGGCGTCCTGGAGCGGCGCGGCATGAGCGTTCTGACCGCCTCCAATGGAGGCGAGGCGATCGAATCGCTACGCGCGCGCCCCGAGATCGAAATCGTCTTGATGGATGTGATGATGCCCGACATGGATGGCTATGAGACGATGCAGCGGGTGCGCACGGAGCCGGCGTTCCGGCGCCTGCCGATTGTCGCCCTCACCGCAAGAGCGATGAAGGGAGACCGCGAAAAATGCATCGACGCCGGCGCGTCGGATTATCTCGCAAAGCCGGTCGACCGCGAACAATTGCTCGCCGTCCTGCGCATGTGGCTGCACCGGTAG
- a CDS encoding DUF4381 domain-containing protein, with protein sequence MADPVEALAGLRPIHLPADSGEVALIAAAALAGVCLALAATALIRLLAGRRGAERRAALDELALSRGLPPDERLAAQARLLRRLMRTIDGEAPRGLNGAAWLARLDRILGTTFFTAGAGQAFGEPLYRRSQAATAETLDLELSRLIAKLPAKLPSKLPVRISH encoded by the coding sequence ATGGCTGACCCAGTGGAGGCGCTGGCCGGGCTGCGCCCGATCCATCTGCCGGCTGATTCGGGCGAGGTCGCGCTGATCGCGGCCGCCGCACTCGCCGGCGTCTGTCTCGCTCTCGCCGCAACGGCGTTGATCCGCCTCCTTGCCGGCCGTCGAGGCGCCGAGCGGCGCGCCGCGCTGGACGAACTCGCTCTGTCTCGCGGCCTTCCGCCGGATGAACGGCTGGCGGCGCAGGCCAGGCTCCTGCGTCGTCTCATGCGGACGATCGACGGCGAGGCGCCCCGCGGCCTGAACGGAGCGGCGTGGCTCGCCCGGCTCGACCGGATATTGGGCACGACCTTCTTCACCGCAGGAGCCGGCCAGGCGTTCGGCGAGCCGCTCTATCGCCGTTCGCAAGCCGCGACGGCCGAGACGCTGGATTTGGAGCTTTCGCGGCTCATCGCCAAGCTCCCGGCCAAGCTGCCGTCCAAGCTCCCGGTAAGGATTTCGCATTGA
- a CDS encoding VWA domain-containing protein, with protein MSLNGFDLAAPLVLALLPLPLLALKWRRDRAATAGGLTIPRAIAERLKAGGRAAARPSGSRLGVLLAWIAWILLVVALAGPRTIAASPAQPASGRDIVFALDLSGSMAAEDFVLDGHAASRIDALKRVGAALIKRRTGDRIGLVIFAERAYAAAPLSFDVDAVSRTLAEIPLGLVGHSTAIGEGLGLALKRLTESKAPSRVIVLLSDGANDAGTTDPTGVAELANNLGVKIYTIGLGVVDTQTFNGLGDPVDFLALQRLAEIGGGEAFRVRTTEDLAYASAAIERLVAGEAAASVSVQQRELWPYAAGLSFLACAGLGFLRRPQL; from the coding sequence TTGAGCCTGAACGGATTTGATCTTGCCGCGCCGCTTGTTTTGGCGCTGCTGCCCCTGCCTCTCCTTGCGCTCAAATGGCGCCGCGACCGCGCCGCGACCGCCGGCGGCCTGACCATTCCGCGCGCCATCGCCGAGCGCCTCAAGGCGGGCGGGCGCGCCGCCGCGCGGCCGAGCGGCTCAAGGCTTGGCGTATTGCTCGCCTGGATCGCCTGGATTTTGCTCGTCGTCGCGCTGGCCGGACCCCGCACGATCGCCGCGAGCCCAGCGCAGCCCGCCTCCGGCCGCGACATTGTCTTTGCGCTCGATCTTTCCGGCAGCATGGCGGCCGAGGATTTCGTGCTCGACGGCCACGCCGCGAGCCGGATCGACGCCTTGAAGCGGGTCGGCGCCGCTTTGATCAAGCGCCGGACCGGCGATCGAATCGGCCTCGTGATTTTCGCTGAGCGCGCCTATGCCGCCGCGCCCCTGAGCTTTGACGTCGACGCGGTCAGCCGCACGCTCGCCGAGATTCCCTTGGGCCTTGTCGGCCATTCCACCGCCATCGGCGAAGGACTTGGCCTTGCGCTGAAGCGATTGACGGAATCGAAGGCGCCCTCGCGCGTCATCGTCCTGCTGTCGGATGGGGCCAATGACGCCGGCACCACAGACCCGACCGGCGTCGCCGAACTCGCCAATAATCTTGGCGTGAAAATCTATACAATTGGGCTTGGCGTGGTCGACACCCAGACTTTTAACGGCCTTGGCGATCCGGTCGATTTCCTCGCCTTGCAAAGGCTCGCCGAAATCGGCGGCGGCGAGGCTTTCCGGGTGCGCACGACCGAAGATCTGGCCTACGCCTCGGCGGCGATAGAGCGCCTCGTCGCCGGCGAGGCGGCGGCGAGCGTCTCGGTGCAGCAGCGCGAGCTCTGGCCCTATGCCGCCGGCCTTTCCTTTCTGGCTTGCGCCGGCCTCGGCTTTCTGCGCAGGCCGCAGCTATGA
- a CDS encoding AAA family ATPase: MVSNSAELSLEARNERQAGIRARFCELKDFLEAGLIGGETLVERLLIGLLADGHLLIEGAPGLAKTRAVKLLAEGLSVPLARIQCTPDLMPADLTGTAVWRQDRGVFEFVAGPIFHSLILVDEINRAPPKVQSALLEAMAERQVTAAGVTRPLPDPFMVVATQNPIEHEGTFPLPEAQLDRFMIHAEVKLPDAATERKILDLVEHEATEGTPTAAHHLGAAEIAAARAAATGVYLSPAVKDYIVRLVTALRSEEVAPRIRRKVEHPPSPRGTIALAKGAKARAFLAGRDHVTPQDVAELAVDTLAHRTILTWRALADGDTTRSVILELLDEITPV; this comes from the coding sequence TTGGTCAGTAATTCGGCGGAGCTTTCGCTTGAGGCGCGCAATGAGCGTCAGGCCGGGATCAGGGCGCGGTTTTGCGAGCTGAAGGACTTCCTCGAGGCGGGATTGATCGGCGGCGAAACGCTTGTCGAACGCTTATTGATCGGGCTCCTGGCCGACGGCCATCTGTTGATCGAGGGCGCCCCCGGCCTCGCCAAGACGCGGGCGGTCAAGCTTCTGGCGGAAGGCCTGTCGGTGCCGCTCGCGCGCATCCAATGCACGCCCGATCTGATGCCGGCCGATCTCACCGGCACCGCCGTCTGGCGCCAGGATCGCGGCGTCTTCGAATTCGTCGCCGGGCCGATCTTCCATTCCCTCATCCTTGTCGATGAGATCAACCGCGCTCCGCCCAAGGTTCAGTCTGCCTTGCTTGAAGCGATGGCCGAGCGGCAGGTGACGGCGGCGGGCGTGACGCGTCCATTGCCAGACCCGTTCATGGTGGTCGCGACGCAAAATCCGATCGAGCATGAAGGCACTTTTCCGCTGCCCGAAGCGCAGCTCGACCGCTTCATGATCCATGCCGAGGTCAAGCTGCCGGATGCGGCGACCGAGCGCAAAATTCTCGATCTCGTCGAGCATGAGGCGACCGAGGGCACGCCGACGGCCGCCCATCACCTTGGCGCCGCCGAGATCGCCGCGGCGCGGGCGGCGGCGACGGGCGTCTATCTGTCGCCGGCCGTGAAGGATTACATCGTGCGTCTCGTGACGGCGCTGCGCAGCGAGGAAGTCGCGCCGCGGATCAGGCGCAAGGTTGAGCATCCGCCGTCCCCGCGCGGCACCATTGCGCTCGCCAAAGGCGCCAAGGCGCGGGCCTTTCTCGCCGGGCGCGATCATGTGACGCCGCAGGACGTCGCCGAACTCGCGGTCGATACGCTGGCGCATCGCACGATCCTCACCTGGCGCGCGCTCGCCGACGGCGACACGACGCGTAGCGTAATTCTGGAGCTTCTCGACGAGATCACGCCGGTCTGA
- a CDS encoding DUF58 domain-containing protein, with protein sequence MSLFARLQSQFSRKNDAPAFAGRESGESIPGVDLDVDDLLRIRHLAERMDLPKSAPRSTLPGNVAHRRRGRGLEVHDIRSWSDGDDVRHLDRNVMARTGIPHVRTFREERERAVLLVADFRPSMLFGTRRALRSVAAAEALTLLGWRAARDGRVGLMVIQHDGGHLIRYGRGARAMIAMVSELARAHRNALASRSRLDPPLTESLEEADRLAGKNAAIVVATALDEPGPQFDEIVARIALRRDLSFALIADRFETAPPQGSYPYATMAGAAGWLSIGANEPQKPDERVARLQRLGARALSLDSRLDVEAMAPLLERLDG encoded by the coding sequence ATGAGCCTGTTCGCGCGCTTGCAATCGCAATTCTCACGCAAAAATGATGCGCCAGCCTTTGCTGGCCGCGAGTCTGGCGAGAGCATTCCCGGCGTCGATCTCGACGTCGATGACCTCTTGCGCATCCGTCATCTCGCCGAGCGCATGGATCTGCCGAAATCTGCGCCGCGCTCGACCTTGCCCGGCAATGTGGCGCATCGCCGGCGCGGCCGCGGCCTTGAGGTGCATGACATCCGGAGCTGGTCGGATGGCGACGACGTCCGCCATCTCGACCGCAATGTGATGGCGCGCACGGGAATTCCGCATGTGCGAACCTTTCGCGAAGAACGCGAACGCGCCGTTCTTCTCGTCGCGGACTTCCGGCCCTCCATGCTGTTTGGCACGCGGCGCGCGCTGCGCTCCGTCGCGGCGGCGGAGGCGCTGACCCTCCTCGGCTGGCGCGCCGCCCGCGACGGGCGCGTCGGCCTGATGGTCATTCAGCATGACGGCGGTCATCTGATCCGCTACGGCCGCGGCGCGCGGGCGATGATCGCCATGGTCTCCGAGCTCGCGCGGGCGCATCGCAACGCGCTGGCGAGCCGCTCAAGGCTCGATCCGCCGCTGACCGAGAGCCTTGAGGAAGCCGACCGGCTCGCCGGCAAGAACGCCGCAATCGTCGTCGCCACTGCGCTGGACGAGCCGGGACCGCAGTTCGACGAGATCGTGGCGCGGATCGCGCTACGGCGCGATCTTTCCTTCGCGCTCATCGCCGACCGGTTCGAGACCGCGCCGCCGCAAGGCTCCTATCCTTATGCAACAATGGCCGGCGCTGCGGGTTGGCTGAGCATCGGCGCGAATGAGCCGCAAAAGCCGGACGAGCGCGTCGCCCGGCTGCAGCGGCTTGGCGCGCGCGCCTTGAGCCTCGATTCCCGCCTCGATGTCGAGGCGATGGCGCCGCTGCTGGAGCGTCTCGATGGCTGA
- a CDS encoding tetratricopeptide repeat protein: MRKLILALLIGAPLAGLYVWGRPAAGHLLFSLGFPSAAAEFFQNPGWKGAALYSAGRWSEAAQAFGEAPENAYNRGNAFAREGNYKEAVKAYEAAISFDPDDEDAAANRELIASLLSAAGADGGKKEGGVANADATRQIHTPRATPELSEATSSGSGLVGTVQSKSTGPDGAGSAPKSGVGDPGAAREGAGKATGSAGNAEGEGRAGGVLVDITKLMAARDLRSRRRLESHAVLPTRDWLDALPDDPGSFLKLHILSEQARRKAGAPEANEDD; encoded by the coding sequence ATGAGAAAGCTCATTCTCGCTCTGCTGATCGGGGCGCCTCTCGCTGGGCTCTATGTCTGGGGCCGGCCCGCTGCCGGACATCTCCTGTTCTCGCTCGGCTTTCCCTCCGCCGCGGCGGAATTCTTTCAAAATCCCGGCTGGAAAGGGGCGGCGCTGTATTCCGCCGGGCGCTGGAGCGAGGCGGCGCAGGCTTTCGGCGAGGCGCCCGAGAACGCCTATAATCGCGGCAACGCTTTCGCGCGCGAGGGCAATTACAAAGAGGCGGTCAAGGCCTATGAGGCGGCGATCTCCTTTGACCCGGATGACGAGGACGCGGCCGCCAACAGGGAGTTGATCGCCTCCCTGCTTTCGGCTGCGGGCGCGGACGGCGGCAAGAAGGAAGGCGGCGTCGCCAACGCCGACGCGACGCGGCAGATTCACACGCCGCGGGCGACGCCGGAATTGAGCGAGGCGACGAGTTCGGGCAGCGGCCTTGTCGGCACGGTTCAATCGAAATCGACCGGGCCGGACGGCGCCGGCTCTGCGCCGAAATCCGGCGTCGGCGATCCCGGCGCCGCGCGCGAGGGCGCCGGAAAGGCGACCGGCTCAGCCGGCAACGCCGAGGGGGAGGGCCGCGCCGGCGGCGTGCTGGTCGACATCACCAAACTGATGGCCGCGCGGGATCTCCGCTCCCGCCGCCGCCTCGAATCCCACGCCGTGCTGCCGACGCGCGACTGGCTCGACGCTTTGCCGGACGATCCCGGATCGTTCCTGAAACTGCATATTCTGTCGGAACAGGCGCGGCGCAAGGCTGGCGCGCCGGAGGCGAATGAGGATGATTGA
- a CDS encoding VWA domain-containing protein: MIAFGSFALLRPWWLLALPLAAMAFYAIKTRGGGLGQWERAVDPPLLSAMARRGLLAPGGKSDLAPALWALVVLALALSGPALKRRDADRFRNLDANLILVDLSSEATDRAQLRQATTAAHLALEAGAARQTGLIVYAGDAYLAAPMTDDSAATGSLIFALDGETVPDPGVRPDRALALARRLAANAKIVAGDVTVISSGAGVNEAALSEARALAAAGLKVHTLFASQDSRGESGQGAGRAALAKLAAAGAGVAADAGGPSPVTAAIAGRAIRRLGGSSVASLYWRDYGRYLAFAACLPLLLAFRRIAR; encoded by the coding sequence ATGATCGCTTTCGGCTCTTTCGCGCTGCTGCGGCCGTGGTGGCTGCTCGCCTTACCTCTCGCGGCGATGGCTTTTTACGCGATCAAGACGCGCGGCGGCGGGCTTGGCCAATGGGAGCGGGCCGTGGATCCGCCGCTTCTTTCCGCCATGGCGCGACGGGGGCTGCTTGCGCCCGGCGGCAAGTCCGATCTTGCTCCCGCTCTGTGGGCGCTCGTCGTTCTGGCGCTCGCGCTCAGCGGGCCGGCACTAAAACGCCGCGACGCCGACAGGTTCCGCAATCTCGACGCCAATCTGATCCTCGTCGATCTCTCGAGCGAGGCGACCGATCGCGCACAGCTGCGGCAGGCGACGACGGCGGCCCATCTTGCGCTGGAGGCCGGCGCCGCGCGACAGACCGGACTGATCGTCTATGCGGGCGACGCCTATCTCGCCGCGCCCATGACCGACGATTCCGCCGCGACCGGCTCGCTGATCTTCGCGCTTGACGGCGAGACCGTGCCCGATCCCGGCGTGCGGCCGGACCGCGCTCTGGCGCTGGCGCGCCGGCTCGCGGCGAACGCCAAGATCGTCGCCGGCGATGTGACGGTGATCTCCTCCGGCGCCGGCGTCAACGAGGCCGCCTTGAGCGAGGCGCGGGCGCTCGCCGCCGCCGGGCTCAAGGTGCATACGCTGTTTGCCTCGCAGGACAGCCGCGGCGAAAGCGGGCAAGGCGCGGGCCGCGCGGCGCTGGCGAAACTGGCCGCCGCGGGCGCCGGCGTCGCCGCCGACGCCGGGGGGCCGTCTCCGGTCACCGCCGCCATTGCCGGCCGCGCCATCCGCCGGCTCGGCGGCTCCAGCGTCGCCTCGCTCTACTGGCGCGACTATGGGCGCTATTTGGCTTTCGCCGCCTGCCTTCCTCTTCTCCTCGCGTTCCGCAGGATCGCGCGATGA